Proteins encoded by one window of Candidatus Obscuribacterales bacterium:
- a CDS encoding NCS2 family permease: protein MAEVKASSTSFLDRFFKISERGSDVQTEILGGVTTFVTMAYIIVVNPAILSFAGIPVGASTVATILTAVFGCFLMGIYANRPIAVAPYMGENAFIAFGMAALGIGWQLRLGAVFIGGLMFLTMSLVGLRSWLANSISTSMKASFAVGIGLFLTLVGMYETGLVTSFVTGMPSATMAVDAAGLLKAPDAPLKIGNLHDPQVLLAIFGFLLMTTLLSRRVHGAILIGIVVTALLGYACGQGYIPEKWGVLSLTALAQDYDLSPIFLKLDIAGVLKLSFMPILLTLFLMGFLDTLGTLVGVGSAGKMLDEKGNFPEIEKPMTVDACSCIFSALLGSSTSGAYIESAAGIKEGARTGLAALVIALLFALSLFFLPIIEPLQHLRYAYCPALMAVGVLMLSSVRNVDLDDLTETVPAFMTIAMMLFTYNIANGLTAGLVLYPALKILTGRAKELHPGAIVLGVMCLIYFVFGIPH from the coding sequence ATGGCTGAAGTAAAGGCGTCCTCAACTAGTTTTCTCGATCGCTTTTTTAAAATCAGCGAACGGGGAAGCGATGTACAAACGGAAATACTTGGCGGAGTGACAACATTTGTCACTATGGCCTACATCATAGTGGTGAATCCGGCAATCTTGAGCTTTGCCGGTATCCCTGTGGGAGCAAGTACGGTAGCGACAATTCTCACTGCTGTTTTCGGCTGCTTTCTAATGGGGATTTACGCCAATAGACCAATAGCTGTTGCTCCCTACATGGGAGAAAATGCTTTCATTGCCTTTGGTATGGCCGCTTTGGGTATTGGTTGGCAATTGCGACTTGGCGCCGTCTTTATTGGCGGACTGATGTTTTTGACAATGTCCTTGGTTGGATTGAGATCCTGGCTCGCTAATTCCATATCAACAAGCATGAAAGCAAGTTTTGCTGTCGGCATCGGTTTGTTTCTTACTTTAGTCGGCATGTATGAAACAGGACTTGTAACTAGTTTTGTCACCGGAATGCCTTCAGCCACCATGGCAGTCGATGCAGCAGGTTTGTTGAAAGCACCTGATGCTCCTTTGAAAATTGGTAATCTTCATGATCCGCAAGTACTTTTGGCAATCTTTGGATTTTTGTTGATGACTACGTTGCTTAGCCGCCGCGTGCACGGAGCAATTCTAATCGGAATTGTTGTTACTGCTTTGTTAGGTTATGCGTGTGGGCAAGGATACATCCCTGAAAAGTGGGGAGTTTTGTCGTTGACGGCTCTTGCGCAGGATTACGATTTAAGTCCTATTTTTCTCAAGTTGGATATTGCCGGTGTTTTAAAGCTCAGCTTTATGCCGATACTTTTGACTTTGTTTCTTATGGGTTTTCTTGACACTTTGGGAACGCTAGTTGGTGTAGGTTCCGCTGGAAAAATGCTGGATGAAAAAGGTAATTTTCCGGAAATTGAAAAACCAATGACAGTCGATGCCTGTTCTTGCATTTTTTCAGCGCTTCTCGGTTCGTCGACATCTGGTGCTTACATTGAGTCTGCAGCAGGGATAAAAGAAGGTGCTCGCACCGGACTTGCCGCTTTAGTGATTGCACTTCTATTTGCCTTGTCATTATTTTTCTTGCCGATTATTGAGCCGTTGCAGCACCTGCGCTACGCGTATTGCCCGGCGTTGATGGCAGTAGGGGTGCTTATGCTGTCCTCTGTGCGTAATGTTGATCTCGATGATTTGACCGAGACTGTGCCTGCGTTTATGACAATTGCGATGATGTTGTTTACTTACAATATTGCCAATGGTCTGACTGCCGGACTAGTGCTCTACCCGGCACTCAAGATACTGACTGGACGCGCTAAGGAGCTTCACCCGGGAGCCATTGTTTTAGGCGTCATGTGCCTCATTTACTTTGTTTTTGGTATTCCCCACTAA